TGTTCCGGCCGCTCCCGCCTTGCTTGCGTTTGATTCTTTAGGAAATCTGAAGTGGAGCAAAGGACCGGCCACAAATTTTAATAATATTCCAACTTCAGACCTGGACGGATGCGGCGCGCCGCCGCTGCCAGCTTGCGGCGGAATGGGGCAACCTCAAAATGGAAACATGAACGAAAACATGCCGCAACCGCCCATGGGACAAGATGACATAGCGGGAATTATCACTCCGGCAATCTATGCCGATGAAACAATCTATGTGGGCAATGCGCAAGGCATTTTATCCGCCATTGATCTTAAAACCCAAAAAATAAAATGGACTTACGAGACGGACGCCAATCCCAATCAAGCCGGCTTTTACGGTCTGCCGAACTTTCCGCTTGTTGATAAAGACGGAACGATTTATTTCGGATCAATAGATAACAATATGTACGCGGTTAACAAAAAAGGAAAACTTTTATGGAAATATCAAACGGGCGGCAAAATCACCGAAGCCTCGCCCGCCTTTGATAATAGCGGAACTCTTTATTTCACTTCCGAAGACGGCTATCTATACGCGATAGGCGAATAATTTCATAATATGATCATGAAACACTCGACAATAATTTAATATTTAAAATAAACAAAAATTTATGGACTTTCTAAAAAAACACGACCTAACAGTGTCAAAAATTTTCAAAATCGCCGGACTGGCGATTTTGGGCATTGTCGTCGTCGCGATCGGCTTTCGTTTGGTCGGATCGTCATTTAATTCGGTATTCGAAAAAAATGAAATCGGCTATGGCGTTTCCCCTCAAAGCGCGCCCGCTCAAGATTACGCCGCGGATTCGGAAACGGACATGAAATACGCAGGCGTCGGTTCGGTCGGTTTATCAATGAGAAATGTCGCGCCGACACCCGGTTACACGACGGGCAACGATGCTGAAGAATTTGAAGTGACCGAATATTACGCGACAGTGGAAACGCGCGAACTCGATGAAACCTGCGCGACGATCGCGACTCTCAAAGCGCGACCTGACGTTGTCTTTGAAAGCGCCGGCGAGTACGACCGCGGTTGCAACTACGTTTTTAAAGTAGAAAAAGATAAGGTCAATGAAATTTTGGAAATCGTTAAAGGAATAGATCCCAAAGAACTGACCGAAAGCACCTATACCATTAAAAATTTAATCGAAGATTACACCAGCGAAATTGAAATTCTCGAAAAGAAACTGACGTCCATCGACGAGACTCTGCAAAAAGCCATGGACGCGTATGATGATGTCACCTCTTTGGCCACCAAAGTTCAAGACGTGGAAACTCTGGCCAAAATCATTGACAGCAAAATCGCCATTATCGAAAGATTGACCCAAGCGAGAATCAATATCAATTCCCAGCTCGATTCGATCGCCAGATCAAAAGCCATTCAGCTCGATCGATTGGAATACACTTATTTTCACATCAATATTCTCGAAAATAAATTCGTTGACGGAGAAAATCTGAAAGATTCATGGAAAGCGGCCATCAAGGCTTTCGTGAGCGATATCAACGAAACCGCCCAAGATATTACGGTCAACCTCGTGGCCTTCCTGTTCGTTGTGCTGCAATTCGCCCTTTACTTGCTGATTCTGCTGGTCATTGTCAAATATGGTTGGAAATTCACCAAGTCCTTCTGGAAAAAATAATTTTTAAGCCTTAATACGCCTCTCGCAAGAGAGGCGTATTAATTTTATTTGGCTTTTTGCTTATTTTTGCTAAGATGGCTTTATATGCCACAGCTTTCAGTCATCATCCCCGTTTATAACGAAGAAAAAAGAATCGGCCAAACTTTGCCCGTTTTTTTGAATTATTTAAATAACAGCGGACTTGATTTTGAAATCATCGCGGTCAATGACGGCAGTAGCGATCGTTCCACGGAAATTTTAAAAACTTTTCCGTCGATAAAAATCATTGAGCTGGAAAAAAACTCGGGCAAGGGCGCGGCCGTTAGAGCGGGAATGTTGGCGGCCGACGGAGACTTTTTGCTTTTCGCGGACGCTGACAATTCCACTCCGATTGAAGAATTGAAAAAACTGTGGACGTATAAAGACAACTTTGACATCATCATCGGCTCGCGCCATGTTCGCGGCAGCGACGTTAAAATCAAACAACCATTGACGCGGCGCGCCGTGTCATTTGCCGGCAATCTTTTGATTCGGCTTTTGGCTTGTTCGAAAATCAAAGACACGCAATGCGGATTCAAATTATTTTCAAAAAACTCGGCAAAAAAACTTTTTCGTCTTCAGAAAATAAACCGCTGGGGCTTTGACATCGAGCTTTTATATCTGGCAAGAAAGATGAAATTTCCCGTTAAAGAAACTCCTGTGGTTTGGATCGATTCCCCGAGAAACTCCATTAAAACCAAAGATATTTTTCTAACTTTTAT
The genomic region above belongs to Candidatus Bipolaricaulota bacterium and contains:
- a CDS encoding dolichyl-phosphate beta-glucosyltransferase, whose product is MPQLSVIIPVYNEEKRIGQTLPVFLNYLNNSGLDFEIIAVNDGSSDRSTEILKTFPSIKIIELEKNSGKGAAVRAGMLAADGDFLLFADADNSTPIEELKKLWTYKDNFDIIIGSRHVRGSDVKIKQPLTRRAVSFAGNLLIRLLACSKIKDTQCGFKLFSKNSAKKLFRLQKINRWGFDIELLYLARKMKFPVKETPVVWIDSPRNSIKTKDIFLTFIELIKIRFSKYDL